A stretch of DNA from Rattus rattus isolate New Zealand chromosome 1, Rrattus_CSIRO_v1, whole genome shotgun sequence:
CTGATCTAGGCCCCCTCAGGCCTGTTCTCAGCCTGAATGATGCTCTAGTCTCCCTCATTAGGAGGGTCCAAGACAGGAAAGTTGCCAGGTCATTGACCCCAGCCTGCTCTGGTGAggctggagggaagggaggaggcttGGCTGGGGCCTCTGTAGTCTCAGCCTATGCAGAATTTGGGTACTGCGGGTCTGTCAGTGTTAGTCCCCAGCTGTCCTCTAGCTGAGTACTCTTCTCTCTCTACAGCTGTGTCATGACCGAGGCTACCTGGTGACCCAGGATGAGTTGGACCAGACACTAGAGGAGTTCAAGGCGCAGTTTGGGGACAAGCCCAGCGAAGGACGGCCGAGGCGCACAGACCTCACCGTGCTGGTGGCCCACAACGATGACCCCACAGACCAGATGTTTGTCTTCTTCCCAGGTGAGGGTCCTTGGGCTGGCAGTAGTGGCATCCTGTGGGGGCCTCCAGTTCTGGTGGCAGCTGCCTGCTTTGTCCCTGTCTTCCCCTGGTGTCCTTTTTGCCCCTGAGTCCGAGACCAGCGCTCAGTCCCCCTGCTCCTGTTGCTGTAGTCTACAGTTGCTGTCTGAGGCCCAGGCGGCtctcagaggtttgtggtgggagTGAGCTCTGCAGCTCCTCCAGTCTCTGCAGGCAGCTTGTTTCCTTTAATACCTGATGTTGATGCCTGGGGCCTGGGGTTTTAGTGTGAGAATTGGGGGTGCAGGGATGGGCATGGTAGCATGTGTTTGTAAAtccaggaggcggaggcaggcagccgaggccagcgtgggctacacagtgacttctaggacagccagaactatgtaAGGCAGTGGCTGTCAGCCTTCCCGACGATGGGACTCTCCATGTTGTGGTGATCTCCAGCCATaaaattttcattgctgcttcctaactaattttgccactgttatcaTAATGTAAAAAGGTGTGTAGAGTCTAGATAAGGTCCGATAATTTGCAGACTGGGTGACCTGGGCCTGCTCTTGTGCTCTGCATCCTACTGCTCCAGTAAACCCCACTCTGCCTGAGGAGAGAAGGCTTAGCCCCATGTCAGACACAGGGTCCACCTCCTGGTCAGTCAGTTTCTCCTTGAGGCTGCCCAAGCTGACAATACCATATTCCACAAATCTCAGAGCTGCTGAAAATTTCACCCCCTGGACCAGGAGGGGCCAACAGTGCAGCTTCCTTCCGCCATGGCCGCCCTGTGGTAGCCCCATCGTGGCTGGCTTTGCGTTCTGGTCTTCCTTTGTGAGTGGAGAAGCTAAGTCTACAGGCAGCAGGACATCAGGGACTCTAGTGGTGGGTGTGAGGGTCACGCTTGTGTGCCTGCAGAGGAGCCCAAGGTGGGCATCAAGACCATCAAGGTGTACTGCCAGCGCATGCAGGAGGAGAACATCACACGGGCGCTGATCGTGGTGCAGCAGGGCATGACACCCTCCGCCAAGCAGTCCCTGGTGGACATGGCCCCTAAGTACGTGCTGGAACAGTTTCTACAGCAGGAGCTGCTCATCAATATCACAGAACATGAGGTGCGTGTGTCCCAGGGAAGGTCTGGGTGGCATGGCCTGGTGGCGTGGTCTGGACAGGATACGGGAGGGCCCTGGACCTTCCCAGTCTCAGGCCGTGCCATTCATGAGCTGGGCAGGGTCGTTCCCCAGTTTTAGTGCAGTGGCCTTGAGCATCCAACTTGGTGATATCAGTAGCCTGGTTGTGTCCTTTGTCCCAGCCCTGTGGCAGTACCCATTAGCCTATTGAGTCTGTCGGTTCCTGATGGCCGCGGGTGGGTCTCTGTTTTCACAGCTAGTCCCTGAGCACGTGGTCATGACCAAGGAGGAGGTGACGGAATTACTGGCGCGATAGTATCCTTTTTACCCTGTCCCCGCATGCCCTCACCCCCAGCACTGCCCACCAGCACGTCCTTGACTGTTCTAGCAAGCTCCGTGAGAGCCAGCTGCCCAGGATCCAGGCTGGGGACCCGGTGGCACGGTACTTCGGGATCAAGCGAGGGCAGGTGAGAAGCCATAGCCGTTGTTcccctcgctctctctctctgaagccaGCATCACTATGGCCAGAGGACAGTCGTCCCTCGCCACTGATGCCCAAGGCCCTGCCACTCCCCACTCTACCTGCTCCCACAGGTTGTGAAGATTATCCGCCCCAGTGAGACAGCCGGCCGGTACATCACCTACCGCCTGGTGCAGTAGCTGCAGGTGAGCCCCAGCAGAATGAGGGTTTGGTGCTGGATGACCCCGCTGCCTGCCCTCGATGTGGTAGAGGGTCTGAGCTGtacccacaaaaataaaataacagaaaggcAGGCTTGAATCCTAGTGCCAGGGGGGGTAGagccaggcagatttctgaggtccaggccagccagggctacagagtaaagaaaaagaaaaaacaaaaaaacctgtacTATTACCAGGGGAAATCTAGTActctggagactgaagcaggaggattgctgcgaTTGAAGGCAAGTTTGTGGACTTTTCGGTGTTGGGAGAGTCTCTTCTGGAAAACTGTGGAGTCCGCGTGGCACAGTGCGCAGGGAGACCCAGGAACCTTCTGCTCTGCCCTTCACAGCTCACCAGCAACCTCACAGAGGACCAGGCCAGAGCCGCTGCTCCCATGAGCCCCAGCGTGTGGGTCATGGCTTTCATCCCGCAGGATGAGCAACTTCAGAGCTTCAGCCCTACCCCCACTCCTCGCCCTGAGGTCACTGCTCTGTTAAGAGTTCTCCATGACTCCCCGGAGAATTAAAAGCTACTTTGGGATAAGTTActgtggctgtggtggtggtggtcctggTACCCTGCAGGGTGGGTCCTAAAGAGCCTCTGGCTTGGGGTGGACTCTGAGCTTTGCGTCCGTTACCATATAGCAGCCTCGCTGCTCGTGAGGCTGGAAGAACTTGTGCCACACAATCGCCAGGCCCCTGGGTCACCCTGCCCTTCTCTCCACTCTGAGACTTGAGACGGGGCAGTATGGTGGGCCTCCAGCTTCCAGGGTAGCTGGGGTCCATGCTCTTCTGCTCACCTCAGTGCCGAGGTGACAAGGTCACGTCTCAGCCTGTGTCAGGCTGGCCGGCTCCTCTGTGCTGTCCCCCAGGTACCTGCTGTTGCTTCAAGCAGCACCTGGCCACAGGCAGTGTCCCCATCCTCCTCAGCTCAGTAGTGCTGGCCAGGTTCCTGAGGTCCTGCAGCAGTCTTGACTCCAGGAGTGTGTTGGCCATGTTAGTGGCTCGGCCGGCCAGCCAGCCCTGCCTCTGCAGCATCCAGGAGTTCATTCCTTGTTCACGCATCCTGTCCTTCATgtttcctgcctttctcccacACTGTCACCTCTGGGTCTCACGGAGCTGGTTGTCCTTAGGGTTTCGCCACACTGGCTGCTGTTGGAGCCTCGTGCTTGTTGATGGCCGCGTGACACTGGGCTCGTTGTCCCTGTAGTTGCTGTGTCCGGCACACACCAGGAGTGGAGTGTGTGGTTCATGTGTTGAACTCAAATGACTctattttgggacagggtctccctgtatgtgtaacccaggctgccctgagtccctgcctcagcctcttgtgtGCTGAGCtgaaaggtgtgcactaccacaacTAGGTTAGAAACATTTGTCTTTGCCTGCCTGCTTATGTGTGGAGGTGAGGATAGCCCATACCCCAGGCTGTCAGCCAGGGAGCTTCCTGGGTACCTTCTACCTCCCCTATGAGCTGCTCATAGGAAGCTGGGATCAGATGTTCAATATGGCTCCCACCCACTTCCACATGTCTTATGGAGACAAGAGCCAGGCCCGTGTGGCTTGGAACTGCCTCTActccaccacacccagttgtCTACCTTTTGTGATTTGGGTTTCTGAGCATGCCAGCCGTTCACATCCCCTGGAACTTCAGTTCCAGGCGGTTGTgggccaccatatgggtgctgggagctgaacctacccaactccatctctctctcttttttttaagatttattatacacactgtagctgtcttcagacacagaagagggcatcaggtctcattacaggtggttgtgagccaccatgtggttgccaggatttgaactcatgacctctggaagagcagtcagtgctctttaccactgagccatctctccagcccagtatttATGTATCTtcatatacaccagaagagggcatcagattccattctAGGAGGTTGTgaacagatggttgggagcctctgtggattctgggaattgaactcaggatatctggaagagcagtcagtgcttttcacCACTAAGCCCACTCAGTTTTTTTCTTACACATTGGTCACATCCACACTCCAGTTCAACTGACCCATTGTCCTGCAACCCTGTGGGCTCCTGAAAGGCAGCCCGAGACACTGCTGACCGCTGATTTCTGTTCCCCCTCCTGCAGAGCTGTGGGCACCTCAGGTCACAAGATGAGTGTTTTCTGGACTTCCCAGCAGAACAGGGAGGCTTCCCCCTGTCTGCTCTCTAGAGGGACACTGAAAAGTCATTCTGGTGGAAGCCTGCTAGACTGAGAAGGGTGTGGAAGTCTCCCAGAGGCCCCTGAGGGTGCAGGGGAGGGATGGAGTTAGGCCTCCACGGCTTCGAAGAGTGGTGACAGGTGACATTGAAAGTTCTATTATTTGTCACCATAGGCTGAGAGCCTGAAGCAAGCTTGGCCCAAGTTCGACTCCTGTATTAAGTCACAGTGAAGAGTCACGAAGCCCACTGTCACTTGGGGAGTTTGGTGGGGGTGGCCGTGGCTTGAACACCCATCTAGcagtgggaagccctgggtttcacaTCCAGCACAGCATAGCTAACTTTCCTAGCTGCACCACCTTGGTGGCTTTTTGTGACCTATACTGTTTGACCAACTGTGAATTGGGCATACCACTTCTCGTGACTTCTTATAAATGTAAATCAGAATCAGGGTGTGGCGCAGTGGGTCTGTCCCAGTGTGGGGAGGGCTTGTTTCAATTCTGAAGTGGGGCAGTGCATAAGCCAtatctaatctcagcacttgggaggggctctgtgagctccagaccaCCCAGGGCCCTGCATAAAAATggacaaattagaaaaaaaaagccaaatccCTATGTACAGGCGGTTAACATGCATTCGTCACATTCGCCGGCAACCAACCCTGCCATAGTTCCTCTCTTGAAGAACTAAGTCCAGACTACCTTCATGTCTGGGTCCTGGCCTGGGGCCAAGACATCTTGTTTACCGACATCAGGGCTGTCCCTGAAGTGCTGACCGCAACTCTGTCTGTCCAGACCATCTCTGAGTCACCCTCATGCATTTTATCTGTGCCTGTGGTTTGCTGCAGGCTTCTGGCTGACCCCTCAGCAGGAAGCCCCGCCCCAGGAAGGAAGGCCCCTTCCCTTCTCGCTGATACCagagtagctgagaattcttttgaCTCCTGTCCTGGGATAAGAAGCTGACCTCTCCTTCCCagtgtctctgtgtagtcttCAGTTCATGAGCTTCTGATCTCTGCCCCCTGCCTGCCCGTGTCCACCGTGCTGGAATGACAGGCGTGCTCTACCCCTTGTTTCTGAGGACCTGGGGATTCCCTTAGGTCAGGCAAGCACAATACTCATTGGGGCCTCAGTCCCTGCCTGCAAGTGGCCTTTCTTCTGAGGGGCTGTACACTGAGTTCGTGTGGGTAGAGTGTCCCAGGGCCACCGTTGTGCAAGGATCAGAGCTGAGGAGGGTAGCAGGAGCTTCCCTCCTGAGGCTGAAGCTCTGCAGGACGGGTCGTTTCAcagaactacaaaaacaaaatccacaaaatatTGGCGTGGTGGCGatatgcctttgatcctagcactcaggaggcagagacaggccagcctggtctacagtgaattccaggacagccaaagctatgtagagagaccctgtctcaaaaagccacaAACTGGgggacacccataaagaaggggagggggagggattagggggatgtttgcccggaaactgggaaagggaataacactggaaatgtaaataagtactcaattaaaaaaaaaaaaagccacaaactAAAAATATGTTGTTGGGAGACAGGGTCTAGCCTGTAGACAGCTgtcatccccacacctgggatgcTCAACCTGGAGGATGCTGTGAGTCAAGGTTAGCCCGGACTACAGGCTAGACTTCAAGACATTAAAGACAAGGCCAGCAAGAGGGCTCAGCATGTAAAAGGGCTCACTGCCAGCCTGACCACCCACATTTGATCCTCCGGACCAACATGGTGGAAGTAGAGaactgcaagttgtcctctgacctgcccATGCATGAGACAGCGTCTGTAAGGACAGCATACACCACATAATAAAAACAAGgttaagagacagaaagaccccTGCATCACACGGTCAGGAGATCACAGAGGAACCTGGAACCCTGGTCAAACTCAAGAGCCTAAACTACTAAACCAAAAAACTAATGCAAGTACCTGAGCCTGGGCTCATGTGTGGAGCCATGGTTCACCCCAGGACCACAGAAACCGGCTTGAAGGGGCAAGCCTGTAATCGCAGCCCTCTGGTGgtacaggcaggaggattggtcATGCAAGGTCGTCTTTGGCCATacagcaagttcgaggccagcttctgaaatcccatctcaaaggggaaaaagtttaaaaaaaaaaaaaaaaaaaaaaaccaacaaagcgAAACCATACTCGTACACTCTTCTGAGTAGCTCTGCCCTGAGTGACAGTAAACGGTCACAGTGTGTGTTCAGGACAGCCTGGCTTGATAACTTcccagagttctttttttttttttttttttttttttaagatttatttatttattatatataagtacactgtagctgtcttcagatacaccagaagagggcatcggatctctttatagatggttgtgagccaccatgtggttgctgggaattgaactcatgacctctggaagagcagtcgggtgctcttaaccgctgagccatctcttcagcccactt
This window harbors:
- the Polr2e gene encoding DNA-directed RNA polymerases I, II, and III subunit RPABC1 isoform X2, which produces MDDEEETYRLWKIRKTIMQLCHDRGYLVTQDELDQTLEEFKAQFGDKPSEGRPRRTDLTVLVAHNDDPTDQMFVFFPEEPKVGIKTIKVYCQRMQEENITRALIVVQQGMTPSAKQSLVDMAPKYVLEQFLQQELLINITEHELVPEHVVMTKEEVTELLARYKLRESQLPRIQAGDPVARYFGIKRGQVVKIIRPSETAGRYITYRLVQ
- the Polr2e gene encoding DNA-directed RNA polymerases I, II, and III subunit RPABC1 isoform X1; protein product: MDDEEETYRLWKIRKTIMQLCHDRGYLVTQDELDQTLEEFKAQFGDKPSEGRPRRTDLTVLVAHNDDPTDQMFVFFPEEPKVGIKTIKVYCQRMQEENITRALIVVQQGMTPSAKQSLVDMAPKYVLEQFLQQELLINITEHELVPEHVVMTKEEVTELLARYKLRESQLPRIQAGDPVARYFGIKRGQVRSHSRCSPRSLSLKPASLWPEDSRPSPLMPKALPLPTLPAPTGCEDYPPQ